DNA from Desulfovibrio sp. X2:
GGCACTCCGGGCCTGATCGCGGCGGGCGGCGGCATCGGCATCATCTCGGCCCTGGTGGGAATCGGGGGCGGCACGCTCTCCGTGCCCTTCCTGGTGTGGTGCAACACGGCCATCCAGACGGCCATCGGCACCGCCGCGGCCATCGGCCTGCCCATCGCCCTGGCCGGATCGCTCGGCTACGTGGTCAACGGCATCGGCGTGCAGGGGCTGCCCCACCTGAGCCTCGGCTACATCTACCTGCCCGCGTTCCTGGGCATCGTCTGCATGAGCGTGATCACCGCGCCGTGGGGCGCCAAGCTGGCCCACACCCTGCCCGTGGCCACGCTCAAGAAGGTCTTCGCCGTGCTGCTCATCCTGGTGGGCACGCGGATGCTCATGAGCCTGTTCTAGTTTCCTGCGGTTTCCAGCGCGTCGTGCGCACCCTCCTCAAAGCGTCCCGGGCCGTCGTGGCGGCGGCCCGGGACTGCGAGGAGCGCCTGGAAGCCCCCTCCTCTCGCATGCGCGGCCACCCGCGCCTCTAGCCCTCGGCGATCTCCACCGCGAACTCGGGCGCGGCCTGCACCTGCTTCTTCACGTGGCACATGGACACGCTGCGCATGATGGCCTCGCGGTATTTCTCCGGGAAGCCCTCGGGCAGGGTGAGCTGCACCGTCATCTTGGTGATCATGTTGTCCTTCTCGTTCGTCTCGCAGACCATGCGCACGCCCACGGCCGCGGGGTCCATGCCGTGCTGCACGCAGAAGCGGCTGGCGAAGATGGCGCTGCACGTGGCCAGGGAGGCCACGAAAAGGTTCGGGGGCGAGGGGAAGTTGCCGTCCCCGCCTATCTTCTTGGGCTGGTCCGAGACGATCTCGAAGCCGCCCACGCTGGCGATCACGCTGGTCCCTGATCCGAAACGAACGTCGACGATGGATTCCATCAGCATCTCCTTGTTGGGACGGAATGGCCGCTGCGCGGCCCTATACCCCCCGAGCGTATTCGCTTGCCCACGGCCTGTCCAGGCTGGACCCGGAGTACTCCCGTGGTGCGTACCGTGGTGC
Protein-coding regions in this window:
- a CDS encoding OsmC family protein, producing the protein MESIVDVRFGSGTSVIASVGGFEIVSDQPKKIGGDGNFPSPPNLFVASLATCSAIFASRFCVQHGMDPAAVGVRMVCETNEKDNMITKMTVQLTLPEGFPEKYREAIMRSVSMCHVKKQVQAAPEFAVEIAEG